Below is a window of Sulfurisphaera ohwakuensis DNA.
TTTTACTACTAGTAATGTTGACATAGTTAAAGGAAGAGTTTTAATACAGAATCAGCAAGGTATACTTTTTGTACTTTCTATTGAAGGAAAGTTAATAAAGAAGATTTTAACTCCAGTAATGCCAGGTCCGGGTAATATACTAGTTACATTAAATTCAGTAATTTTAGTTGGGGTTAACGGAGTAATTGACTCAATTCCTATTCAATCAATTATGTATTAATTTAACTATTCAAGGAAATGAAATTTTTTAAAAGTTTTTAATATTACCTTATTAATTTACTAAAAAGTTGAAGGGCGATACATTGCAAAAAGAATTTAAACCCAATTATATAGGTTAGTGTGTGAAACGGATAATAACGTTGTCACTAGAAGATTTGAGTGAAGCTAAAGATAAAGTAAGAAAAGTATTGAAAAAATTGCAATATGAAGACGAGGTCATTGTTATTTCAAAGTCAGATATTTCTTATCTTTTTAGGGGTTATAACGTAGAAAAAGAAAAAGATGAAGAAGGTTTATGGATAATTAGAATTAAAAAGAATTAGTCATATTTCCTATATGCTTATCAAAAATGCAAGACTTTTAGATGGTAGAATAGTTAATATTTACATTGAAGATGGAGTAATTAACTGTTTTAACTGCAAAGAGCATGACGAGGAAATTATTGATGCAGAAAATCACCTGGTAATTCCTCCTTATTTTAATATGCATTTTCACCTAGATAGTGTGTTTCTTCCAGTACTGAATAAGAGCGGAACTTTATGGGAAGGTATAAAGATTTGGAAGGATGTTAAAGGTAAACTGGCAGAAGAGGATGTAATAAAAAGGGCTATTATAGCTGTGAAACTGATGGTTGCTCAAGGTACTTTATGGATAAGGACTCATGTTGATATTACTGAAAAGTCCTTAACTCTTCTTCATGCACTTTTGAAAGTTAGAGAAGAAGTAAAGGAGATTGCTGATATTCAAATTACTGCATTTCCACAAGATGGTATTTATACTGATAAAGGTAATGATGAGATATTAAGAAAGGCTATTCAACGAGGTGCAGACAATGTAGGCTTAATTCCTCATAACGAGATTACTAGAGAGGACGGGGTTAGATCTATAAAATTTGCCATTGAGCTAGCAAAAGAGTATGATAGGAAAGTTGATGGTCATATTGATGAGACTGATGATCCAAATTCGAGATTTTTAGAAGTTTTAGCTAAGTATACGTTAGAGTATAACTATGAGGGTAAAGTATCAGCGGGGCATGTTACGGCTATGCATTCATGGGAGGCAGCTTATAGATACAGAATTTTACCAATAGTTGCAAGAGCTGGTATTCATATAATTCCTAATCCTTTAGTTAATGTTTCCCTTCAAGGTAGGTTTGATAATTATCCTAAAAGGAGAGGAATGGCACCTATTAAAGAGATATTAAGTTATGGTATAAATGTTGCTTTGGGTCACGATTGTATTATGGATCCTTGGTATCCTTTAGGTAGCGGTAATATGCTACATGTCCTCTTTATGGCTGTTCATTTAGATCAAATGTTATCCCCAGACGAGATTAGCTCTTCTATTAACTTAATAACATATAATGGTGCTAAGGCATGGTCTCTTAAAGATTATGGCATTAACGTTGGTAATAGGGCTAATTTAGTTATTACGGCTGAAGATGACGTGTTTGATCTTTTAAGATTTATGTCTCCTCCTCTTTACGTTATAAAAGATGGAAGAGTAATTGCTAAGGATGGTAAATTAGTCTATTTTAAGGGAAAATGGGAGAAGGTCTTGAAAAAACCAGTATAGATTTAATAAAAATTCAATCTCAGATAAGAGAAAAGGTAATATTTACGGAAATATATGGTAACACTATTCGTTAGAAGAAGAACCTAACTAAACAGTTTTCGTATATACGTTACAGTGTATTGAAAAAGATATAATATCATGATAAAGAGACAGCAGGTTAATGTTTAGATACTATCGTACATTTTTACGTAAATATTTAACAAGTTTTATTTTAGTATTGCTTAATAACTGGTTTTAGATATCATATTTTAGACCTAATATGGCGAAGAAGAAGAAAGAGGGCCAAGGACAACAACAGCAACAAGGCGGTTCACAGAAGAAATAAGTATGATGAAATTGTAACCACTCTTAATAAAGTTAACTTATTTTTTGTCATGTTATTTTTCTTTGTCCTCTAATTATATAATCATAATTATGGTTATTTATGGCGATAATGTTTATCTAAGGATAATCATAACTAAGTTGAACAACATTTTTATTAAACGAAAACAAACTTAACATTATGATAAGAGGAATATATGGTATATTAGAAGGCAAAAGAACTGTTGATGGTGCTGGCGTAAAATTATATAGAGTTTTTGGTGGTCCAACAACTGTTCAACTAACAGATCCTTTCCTTCTCTTAGACTTCTTTGGTTCAGCTAATCCAGAGGATTATATAGTAGGTTTTCCATGGCATCCTCATAGAGGTATTGAAACTGTCACTTTACTATATGAAGGTAAGGTAGAACATGAAGATAGTGAAGGAAATAAAGGAGTTATATATCCTGGACAAGTCCAATGGATGACTGCTGGTAGTGGTATTTTTCACCAAGAAATGCCAAAGCCATTAGAAGGCGTAGAAATCGCTAAGTATAATCAAAATCCTTTATCAGTGAAGGGTTTACAACTTTGGATAAATCTTCCTTCTTACAAAAAGATGACAGAACCTACATATAGGAATATAAAGTCACTTCCCAAGGAGAGATTCGACTTTGGTAAAGTCAGTATACTTGTAGGAGAATATAAAGGGATTGAGGGACCTATAAGAGTTAAAAGTGATGTTGATCCTTTATATCTTGATGTTAATTTAGATGGAGAGTTTCATTTAAGCGTTAAGAATGGGTATACAGTACTGGCATTTGTAGTTGATGGTAAAGCTAAATTTTCTCCTAATGTTCCAGAAATTGATAAGGGGAATCTAGTTATATTTAACAGAGAGGGTGATGAAATAGTAGTAAAAGGTAAGGCTAGATTTATAATTCTGTCTGGAAAACCATTAGAAGAGCCCGTAGCATGGTATGGTCCTATAGTGATGAATACAGAAGACCAAATCCTTGAGGCTTTAGCTGATCTAAGAAGAGGTACTTTTGTAAGACATAAGCAAGTTAATATTGAGGATTATTAGCAATTTCATAAGCTAATTTAAGTATTTTTATCCAATCCTCCCATTTTAATCTACCAGTTTTCGTGTTTTGAGCACTAGGGTGATAAGACCCTATTAGAATTTTGTTGTCTGGTAATTTTATAATGACTCCATGATAAAACTTACTTTTTATTCCATAAAGCGAAAGAATAGTATCAAAAGCTATTCTACCAAGGGCTAAAATTACTTTTATTCGAAGTGATTTAATTTCTTCTATTAAAAACCTAGAACAATGTGAAATTTCCTCTCTTGTTGGCTTATTTTTCGGAGGAGCACATTTTACAGTGTTTGTCAAATAAACTTCTTTAACTTCTAGTCCATCCTCTCTTGTTTTTCCCTCCTCTTTATTTGATAAACCTAAGGCATAAAGTCCTTTAATAACCCATTTTCCAGATTCATCACCAGTAAACACTCTTCCTGTCCTATT
It encodes the following:
- a CDS encoding sulfurtransferase TusA family protein, with amino-acid sequence MKRIITLSLEDLSEAKDKVRKVLKKLQYEDEVIVISKSDISYLFRGYNVEKEKDEEGLWIIRIKKN
- a CDS encoding pirin family protein, producing MIRGIYGILEGKRTVDGAGVKLYRVFGGPTTVQLTDPFLLLDFFGSANPEDYIVGFPWHPHRGIETVTLLYEGKVEHEDSEGNKGVIYPGQVQWMTAGSGIFHQEMPKPLEGVEIAKYNQNPLSVKGLQLWINLPSYKKMTEPTYRNIKSLPKERFDFGKVSILVGEYKGIEGPIRVKSDVDPLYLDVNLDGEFHLSVKNGYTVLAFVVDGKAKFSPNVPEIDKGNLVIFNREGDEIVVKGKARFIILSGKPLEEPVAWYGPIVMNTEDQILEALADLRRGTFVRHKQVNIEDY
- a CDS encoding amidohydrolase family protein, which translates into the protein MLIKNARLLDGRIVNIYIEDGVINCFNCKEHDEEIIDAENHLVIPPYFNMHFHLDSVFLPVLNKSGTLWEGIKIWKDVKGKLAEEDVIKRAIIAVKLMVAQGTLWIRTHVDITEKSLTLLHALLKVREEVKEIADIQITAFPQDGIYTDKGNDEILRKAIQRGADNVGLIPHNEITREDGVRSIKFAIELAKEYDRKVDGHIDETDDPNSRFLEVLAKYTLEYNYEGKVSAGHVTAMHSWEAAYRYRILPIVARAGIHIIPNPLVNVSLQGRFDNYPKRRGMAPIKEILSYGINVALGHDCIMDPWYPLGSGNMLHVLFMAVHLDQMLSPDEISSSINLITYNGAKAWSLKDYGINVGNRANLVITAEDDVFDLLRFMSPPLYVIKDGRVIAKDGKLVYFKGKWEKVLKKPV
- a CDS encoding uracil-DNA glycosylase encodes the protein MISILYNEIVSCSRCERLIEYRKNFKIPPRFKDWNYWNKPVPGFGDEKAKILIVGLAPALHGGNRTGRVFTGDESGKWVIKGLYALGLSNKEEGKTREDGLEVKEVYLTNTVKCAPPKNKPTREEISHCSRFLIEEIKSLRIKVILALGRIAFDTILSLYGIKSKFYHGVIIKLPDNKILIGSYHPSAQNTKTGRLKWEDWIKILKLAYEIANNPQY